The following proteins are co-located in the Limanda limanda chromosome 5, fLimLim1.1, whole genome shotgun sequence genome:
- the spring1 gene encoding SREBP regulating gene protein, with protein MMMVLRRLLRKRWVLGVVFGLSLIYFLTSTLKQEERTIRDRTLLEVRDSDHRIPWKVRFNLGNSSRQITQCRNSIQGKTLLTDELGYVCERKDLLVNGCCNGNAPSSRQYICKSCLANGCCSIYEYCVSCCLQPDKQPLLEHFLNRAAEGFQNLFSAVEDHFELCLAKCRTSSQSVQHENTYRNPQAKYCYGESPPELLPV; from the exons ATGATGATGGTGCTGCGGCGGCTACTGAGGAAGCGCTGGGTGCTGGGGGTCGTGTTCGGACTGTCTCTCATCTACTTCCTCACCAGCACACTCAAACAG GAGGAACGAACCATACGGGACCGCACTCTCCTCGAGGTCCGAGACTCAGACCATCGAATCCCCTGGAAGGTCCGATTCAACCTGGGGAACAGCAGCCGACAGATTACTCAGTGCAGGAACTCCATCCAGGGCAAGACGCTGCTCACAGACGAACTCG GTTACGTCTGCGAGAGAAAAGACTTGCTGGTTAACGGCTGCTGCAACGGCAACGCCCCCAGCTCCAGGCAGTACATTTGTAAAAGCTGCCTGGCCAATGGCTGCTGTAGTATCTACGAGTACTGCGTGTCGTGTTGTCTGCAGCCTGATAAG CAACCGCTGCTCGAGCACTTCCTGAATCGAGCAGCTGAAGGTTTCCAGAATCTCTTCTCTGCTGTGGAGGATCATTTTGAGCTCTGCCTGGCCAAGTGTAGAACGTCTTCACAA AGTGTTCAACATGAGAACACCTACAGAAACCCTCAAGCAAAGTACTGCTACGGAGAGAGTCCTCCAGAGCTTCTCCCAGTATGA